In Toxoplasma gondii ME49 chromosome II, whole genome shotgun sequence, the genomic stretch agtgaaggagaaaaagaaatgtggaggaagcaacagagacagagagaagaaagcagacaggGGAAGACTGAAGGCACCTGAGAaacgaggacgaagcagaccGGGAAGCTCGTGACTTCTTACTGTTCGCGAAcgcctctgttgtctccgtccttgagtctttctctttttctgagtCTTTGCGTTCTTCACTCCTTTGTGTGCAGAAGGAAGATCGAGAAcggcagaaggaaaggcgcGCGTCACGGCAGAGAATGCATGGACCAGGGGCAATGGACAGAAGGACGGAGAACTCGGCACACAGAGGGAAGTCAAAGCGCGAGAAATCGGGATGTTTTCTCAGTGACGAAGACCACAAAACTTTCCTCGATTTCCAGAAACATGAGAGCAAATTCCCTCGTTTCGTTCGAAGCTCCAACAAGTCAGCTTGTGCATGTTTTTATAGCCAGCAGACCCcggacgcatgcaagcgcgCGAACCGtgtgcagagaagcgaaggcgccgcttttctctccttttaaacgagaaggaaatccCTATTCCTTCTCCAGATTTTTCCTCCAAACGCAAACGGATTTCAGGCCTCCATCACGAGCACACGAATACCGATTTTCAAGTTTCCTTCGATTCCACTCTGTGCCTCACCTGCAGGTGTTCGCATGTCTTTCCTCAAGGGGCGCGTCTGCTAATCGTTTCTCCTTCATGccttgctttttctccgtctttccgcctctccttcgcaatttgtcttcttctctctcgttttcctccagGCCAGACGAGGGCCATGCGCCTCCTGACCTGCCCTCCAAAGAACAGACAACAGagtggagaaagcgaaaagcgagaagcgagctgcagagaggaagaaagagaggaagaaagagaggaagaaagagaggaagaagacagagtaAGCAGCtaggaggagaggaagacgaaggagaaggaacagaataggatccagagaaaagaaaggaagcaaTGACGACTTCTGTCACCTCAGCATCGAGTTCTTCgagcttcgtcttccctcctttcttccccttgGTCCGGAAAGGTACGTTCCGTTCGTCATTTGTTTCTCcacttgtttctctccacttgtttctctccacttgtttctctccacttctttcttctttgctctccGATTCTGCGTTGTCCTTCTACTGTCcatccttctctttttcttgtgtctctttttctcccgccTCCCTCTCTGGAACTggctctctcgctgttcttttgttcttccttcctgtgtCTTCGCCAACTttggtcttcctctctcatgTTTTGCACACCGGcttccgcctctcgcctcctccgtgcgttcctttgtttttcttcgtctgtcttcttcttaCTCTCCTGccgcgcgccttctctctcgcgcggtGCTGGACGGCTCTCCTAGTCTCCTGCTCCAAGAGGCACTGAGAgacctgcgtcttcttctgtctttctccgcctcttTCGGCAACATCTTCTGTCCAGGATGCGAGGAGCGAGCaactgccttcttcgcatgTCTCGGAGAAGCGACTGCCCCGGGTGACGCTGGCGTCACCCTCGAGAACCTGGAGCAGTGCCGCTCTTCCTGCGAGGTGGGGAACGGAACGTTTAggggggaaagagaaaaaagaaacgttTTAAAAGATCCAACATAGCGAAAGACTAAGGAGGAGGAGGGGAACTTGTGCGCATTCACTTTCCTTCCGTTGAAAGGAAACGGCGGACGTACAGGTTCCTCGAATATCTTTATTCTTAAACTATTTTCAAACGCCTCAAAACAGTTCGGGGAGAACCAGCTAGCTCCCAATTCGACAAGCGGCTGAGTGGACAAAAGCAGTGAACCCATACCTCATACACAACGAAAGGACTGCAATTTGTTTGTGTATAAAGTTGGAATCGCTCGTAATCGCCGATCAGCATCACGGCTGTGAATAGGTCTTCGAGGGGAGAAACTTGAGAGTCTGAAAGCATCTCTAAAGAAAAAATTACTAAAAGACTTATTTCCTACAAAAGACGTAGAAGGCTATTTTCAAGTTATTCCCGATTTTATTTCAATTTGTGTCCAATTTTTAAAACTCTCTTGGGGGAGAACCACGACTTCTCTGTTCTCAACGGCCAGAGGAGACTGTGTCCGGAGAGTCCTCGCCTGCCGACTCGaggtttgtgttttttctctgtttgcttcTCAGGCATATGAAACATGCACGCGGAAATCCCTCGCCGACCCGAGAGCACCTTTGCCGACTGTCTTCGTCGACTTTCAACCGCCCAAGAACCGCGCGAACTAacgcgaaaaaaggagagaaaaagagtccCCAACTCTCTCCAGAGCGAAGAGTTGccaaaggaaacagaaactcgaaaaaaagacacaaaacaTATCCCCTTCATCGAAGGACAGTCCTCTGCTCATATACGTACGTATATAGATGTACATGCATTTATTcagatatatgcatgcatatgtatgtgtgtatccAGTATACAGACAGACGCTGAGCTATAGCGACTTCAACGTTACAGCATTCTTGCACatctacatacatatctatatatcaatatacatatatatatatatatacatatgtattgGTATATGTGGAGAAGGATCTGGGGAAATATGGAGAATGAAATGTGTGAATGCCTCTCTGTATGTTTGCGACTACTTGTCCTTTTATTCGTGGTGGACTTTCGTGGAAGTTCAGGCAGGTGGACGACTGATGACTGTTTCTTGTGACCATGCGCATCTCGCGTTTGTCGCTATCGCCACACCGTGTTTTTTCGAGGTCGGTTGACAGCGCGGGAacaagaaaggcgaaagaaagTTTTTTAGACCTTAGGAAGTTGATTAAAAGGTCGAGACGTTCGTTGATAGAAGCGCCTTGTGCCTTTGCTGAAGCGGCGCGGGGTGTCTCCCATTCCAGgccttttctgtgtgtcggAACGTTGTTCTGTGGCTGATTGAGACAGAGGGAACGCTGAAGGCAGAAAGCTATTTatttctggagagagaacccAGACGTAATCTCAAGAATTTCAGTATGCGTGTGCGTCGACTTGCTCGTCAAGTGcactttttctttccacttgAGTCGAGTAGGAAGAGTTCTGATGCGCGTCACTtgaacagacagagacgcgccgGCCCAGATGCTGTCTGATGGGTCAGCAGGGGAGGACTGTAAACCTCTGGAACGTCGCGTTCATCGGATCA encodes the following:
- a CDS encoding hypothetical protein (encoded by transcript TGME49_297465), whose amino-acid sequence is MTTSVTSASSSSSFVFPPFFPLVRKGCEERATAFFACLGEATAPGDAGVTLENLEQCRSSCEAYETCTRKSLADPRAPLPTVFVDFQPPKNRAN